Proteins encoded in a region of the Methylosinus trichosporium OB3b genome:
- a CDS encoding DNA topoisomerase, with protein sequence MATLIITEKSSQAKDLRAALGARYGQILPAEGHLLRLAEPDEINPAWKSWSCVVLKPDGLYPTRAAAQGNKPAKLAAIRAALSACDDVILATDCDREGQLIGQEILDHLNYRGRVRRALFTAQDPKTLQQAFARLKPNAEMRPLYEAAVARQQADQIFNLSLTRTATKTLLAPGVRGVIGIGRVKTPTLAIVCLRELEIRNFRPEDYFEIVATATVEGGAFLMRHAPAPKMRIKKRAEAETIAAAAGGYRGPLGVTVDDKRQVPPRLFDLPSLQKTCGQRWGWTADKTLSVAQELYDGEGKKLITYPRAEARYLAENQIGDAPAIVAALTRLRGFAQLDIASPVIRRGKSGHFCDKALEGVSHHAVVPNVNVLDDLETRLTRLDDDEKRLFALICRSYLAAVMPDYEYRQTVVTMAVPIPGRTAAEFRAVGRIPLRLGWKAVYQAHEPDAETEAEQTLPALRDGESAVLSDARVEAKRTQPPPRYNEGTLVDAMQNAWRFVEDAALRDRLKEAKGIGTPATRAEIIKGLKRQNLLTADGKLVVPTPAGLQLFELLRGAAPALVDPATTALWEMRLDEVLVGKADYHAVIDGVATAARELIEALVEKSIGKVELAASAPARRRRGAPAATAKSAGAGPRRRGSKTQRAPKAKPPETDSNERGGRSKAPTDKMVAYAENLSRAKKVKLPDLYRQDFDACRKFLDEHAR encoded by the coding sequence ATGGCGACTCTCATCATCACGGAAAAATCCAGTCAGGCGAAGGACCTGCGCGCGGCGCTCGGGGCCCGCTATGGGCAGATTCTGCCGGCCGAAGGCCATCTGCTTCGTCTCGCCGAGCCCGACGAGATCAATCCCGCTTGGAAGAGCTGGTCCTGCGTCGTCCTGAAGCCCGACGGGCTCTATCCGACTCGCGCCGCCGCGCAGGGCAATAAGCCGGCGAAGCTCGCGGCCATACGGGCGGCGCTCTCCGCCTGTGACGATGTGATATTGGCGACCGATTGCGACCGCGAGGGCCAGCTGATCGGCCAGGAAATCCTCGATCATCTGAACTATCGCGGGCGCGTGCGGCGAGCTTTGTTCACCGCCCAGGACCCGAAGACGCTCCAGCAGGCCTTCGCCCGGCTGAAGCCCAACGCCGAGATGCGCCCGCTCTATGAGGCGGCGGTGGCGCGCCAGCAGGCCGACCAGATCTTCAATCTGTCGCTGACCCGAACCGCGACGAAGACCTTGCTCGCGCCCGGCGTGCGGGGCGTGATCGGGATCGGCCGGGTGAAGACGCCGACCCTGGCGATCGTCTGCCTGCGTGAATTGGAAATCCGCAATTTTCGCCCCGAGGATTATTTCGAGATCGTCGCCACGGCGACCGTCGAGGGCGGCGCCTTTCTGATGCGTCACGCGCCGGCGCCCAAGATGCGGATCAAGAAGCGCGCCGAGGCCGAGACGATCGCCGCGGCCGCCGGCGGCTACCGCGGGCCCCTCGGCGTCACGGTCGACGACAAGCGTCAGGTGCCGCCGCGTCTCTTCGATCTTCCGTCCTTGCAGAAGACCTGCGGCCAGCGCTGGGGCTGGACCGCCGACAAGACGCTGTCGGTGGCGCAGGAGCTCTATGACGGCGAGGGCAAGAAGCTGATCACCTATCCGCGCGCGGAGGCGCGCTACCTCGCCGAAAATCAGATCGGCGACGCGCCGGCCATCGTCGCCGCTCTGACGCGCCTGCGCGGCTTCGCGCAGCTCGACATCGCGTCTCCGGTGATCCGGCGCGGGAAATCCGGCCATTTCTGCGACAAGGCGCTGGAGGGCGTGTCGCATCATGCGGTCGTGCCCAATGTCAATGTTCTCGACGATCTCGAAACGCGGCTGACGCGGCTCGATGACGACGAGAAGCGGCTGTTCGCGCTCATCTGCCGTTCCTATCTCGCCGCGGTGATGCCCGATTACGAATATCGGCAGACCGTCGTCACAATGGCGGTTCCCATTCCCGGCCGAACAGCCGCGGAGTTCCGCGCCGTGGGGCGGATTCCGCTGCGGCTCGGCTGGAAGGCCGTCTATCAGGCGCATGAGCCGGACGCCGAGACCGAGGCGGAGCAGACGCTTCCCGCGCTCCGCGACGGCGAGAGCGCGGTTCTGTCGGACGCGCGCGTCGAAGCGAAGCGAACGCAGCCGCCGCCGCGCTACAACGAAGGCACGCTCGTCGATGCGATGCAGAATGCGTGGCGCTTCGTCGAGGACGCGGCGCTTCGCGACCGGCTGAAGGAGGCCAAGGGCATCGGCACGCCGGCGACCCGGGCGGAAATCATCAAGGGATTGAAGCGGCAGAATTTGCTGACGGCGGATGGCAAGCTCGTCGTGCCGACCCCGGCCGGCTTGCAGCTGTTCGAGCTGTTGCGCGGCGCGGCGCCTGCGCTCGTCGATCCCGCCACCACCGCTCTATGGGAGATGCGCCTCGACGAGGTCCTCGTCGGCAAGGCCGACTATCATGCGGTGATCGACGGCGTCGCCACGGCCGCGCGCGAGCTGATCGAGGCGCTGGTCGAAAAGTCGATCGGCAAGGTCGAGCTGGCGGCCTCCGCGCCGGCGCGTCGACGCCGGGGCGCGCCGGCCGCCACCGCGAAGAGCGCCGGCGCGGGGCCGCGTCGTCGTGGATCGAAGACGCAGCGTGCGCCGAAGGCGAAACCGCCCGAGACGGACAGCAATGAGCGCGGCGGGCGTTCGAAAGCGCCGACCGACAAGATGGTCGCCTATGCGGAAAACCTGTCGCGCGCCAAGAAAGTGAAATTGCCCGACCTCTATCGGCAGGACTTCGACGCCTGCCGCAAGTTCCTCGACGAGCATGCGAGATAG
- a CDS encoding PQQ-dependent dehydrogenase, methanol/ethanol family — protein MSRWPFSRRSDFLREQPSTDSRPRSLIGLVAAFALSSGALSADAQAQTAAEWTTAGGTSQGTRYSKLAEITPANVGSLVEEFSYPTGTKGSHQGSPLVVGSVMYVVTPFPNKLIALDLTRPGMALWTFDPRPAGFARGLTCCDIVNRGAAYAKGLVVYTLLDGNVVAVDAKTGKQVWRKKVADPWTGETLNTAPIIVRDKVIFGSSGSEMGIRGSVRALDLATGALVWQAYSTGPDAEVKIDSSFHPFYAKDQGVDRGATTWPGSLWRNGGASSWTWVTYDPALDLIFYGTSQPGTFNPDMRPGENKWAATIFARKPETGQAAWAYQTVPHDNWDYDATSENTVVDLTIGGVKRQVIVNFHKNGFNYILDRATGELVSAKPFANLNWATGVSLTTGLPSVVAAKRTHEGVATNDICPSAFGAKDWEYSTYSPKTKLFYFGAMNLCMNYEALKVNFIASTPIVGASLAMYPGPGGNMGEFVAFDPVAGKRAWTIAEPLPVFGGALSTASGVGFYGTLDRKFKAVDAKTGQLLLSKDLECGVASAPITFSGPDGKQRVAITTGLGFINGGFAGGPCPAGAVFGEDSVAPASPSGRAAIEFGATAAPAAPSTATSGYVHVYKLP, from the coding sequence ATGTCCAGATGGCCCTTTTCACGTCGATCCGACTTCCTGCGCGAGCAGCCTTCGACCGACAGTCGACCGCGTTCGCTCATCGGCCTCGTTGCGGCCTTCGCGCTGTCGAGCGGCGCGCTGTCGGCGGACGCGCAGGCGCAGACCGCCGCCGAGTGGACGACCGCGGGCGGCACGTCGCAAGGCACGCGCTACAGCAAGCTCGCCGAGATCACGCCCGCCAATGTCGGCTCGCTCGTAGAGGAGTTCTCCTATCCGACCGGGACCAAGGGCAGCCACCAGGGCAGCCCGCTGGTCGTCGGCTCGGTCATGTATGTGGTCACGCCCTTTCCCAACAAACTGATCGCTCTCGACCTAACGCGCCCCGGCATGGCGTTGTGGACCTTCGATCCGAGACCGGCGGGGTTCGCGCGCGGCCTCACCTGCTGCGACATCGTCAATCGCGGCGCGGCCTATGCGAAGGGGCTGGTCGTCTACACGCTGCTCGACGGCAATGTCGTCGCCGTCGATGCGAAGACCGGCAAGCAGGTCTGGCGCAAGAAGGTCGCCGACCCCTGGACCGGCGAGACTCTGAATACCGCGCCGATCATCGTGCGCGACAAGGTGATCTTCGGCAGCTCCGGCTCCGAGATGGGCATCCGCGGCTCGGTGCGCGCGCTCGATCTCGCGACCGGCGCGCTTGTCTGGCAGGCCTATTCCACCGGCCCCGACGCCGAGGTGAAGATCGATTCGAGTTTTCATCCCTTCTACGCGAAGGATCAGGGCGTCGATCGCGGCGCCACGACATGGCCGGGCTCGCTGTGGCGGAACGGCGGCGCGAGCTCCTGGACCTGGGTCACCTATGATCCCGCGCTCGATCTCATCTTCTATGGCACCTCGCAGCCCGGCACTTTCAATCCGGACATGCGTCCCGGGGAGAACAAATGGGCGGCGACAATCTTCGCCCGCAAGCCGGAGACGGGGCAGGCGGCCTGGGCCTATCAGACCGTGCCGCACGACAATTGGGATTATGACGCGACCAGCGAGAACACGGTGGTCGATCTCACCATCGGCGGCGTCAAGCGCCAAGTGATCGTCAACTTCCACAAGAACGGCTTCAATTACATCCTCGACCGCGCCACGGGCGAACTCGTCAGCGCCAAGCCTTTCGCCAATCTCAATTGGGCGACGGGCGTCAGCCTCACGACCGGACTTCCATCGGTCGTCGCGGCGAAGCGCACGCATGAGGGCGTCGCCACCAATGACATTTGCCCCTCCGCCTTCGGCGCGAAGGATTGGGAATATTCCACCTATTCGCCGAAGACGAAACTGTTCTATTTCGGCGCGATGAACCTGTGCATGAATTACGAGGCGCTGAAGGTGAATTTCATCGCTTCGACGCCGATCGTCGGCGCCAGCCTCGCCATGTATCCCGGTCCCGGCGGCAATATGGGCGAGTTCGTCGCCTTCGATCCGGTGGCGGGCAAGCGCGCCTGGACGATCGCGGAGCCGCTGCCAGTCTTCGGCGGTGCGCTGTCCACGGCGAGCGGCGTCGGGTTCTATGGAACGCTCGACCGCAAGTTCAAGGCGGTCGACGCGAAGACCGGGCAATTGCTGCTGTCGAAAGATCTCGAATGCGGCGTCGCTTCGGCGCCGATCACTTTCTCGGGTCCCGACGGCAAGCAGCGCGTCGCCATCACCACCGGACTCGGCTTCATCAACGGCGGCTTCGCCGGCGGCCCCTGTCCGGCGGGCGCCGTCTTCGGCGAGGATTCGGTCGCTCCGGCCAGCCCCTCGGGACGCGCGGCGATCGAGTTCGGCGCGACGGCGGCGCCGGCGGCTCCGAGCACGGCGACCAGCGGCTATGTGCATGTGTACAAGCTCCCGTGA
- a CDS encoding quinoprotein dehydrogenase-associated putative ABC transporter substrate-binding protein, with amino-acid sequence MPGFLSHLLTVAALSSATLAFAQQTPANAPRRAFLVCADPANPPYSSKDRDGFENKIAAVLAADMTVDVDFFWFAGHKSFLRRTLLEGMCDAVVAIPEGLPATVTTRPYFASSFVAVTRSADTRRFVSFDDEWLREARIGLPLVGNEGATTPPALSLSTRGFTEHITPFPMWAEDGASQPPQGRIIDAVAAGEIDVAFVWGPVAGFFARKHGGALRIEPITHDPRRPEVAFVFPMAVGVRKADVALRDRLQRALDAHTVEIAAILRESGVPLVAAAPEKVKP; translated from the coding sequence ATGCCCGGCTTCCTATCGCATCTGCTGACGGTCGCGGCCTTATCGTCGGCCACTCTCGCTTTCGCGCAGCAAACGCCGGCGAACGCCCCGCGCCGTGCTTTTCTCGTCTGCGCCGATCCGGCCAATCCGCCTTATTCGAGCAAGGACCGGGACGGGTTCGAGAACAAAATCGCCGCCGTGCTCGCCGCCGACATGACAGTCGACGTCGATTTCTTCTGGTTCGCCGGCCATAAGAGCTTCCTGCGGCGCACTCTGCTCGAGGGCATGTGCGACGCCGTCGTCGCTATCCCGGAGGGGCTTCCGGCCACGGTGACGACGCGGCCCTATTTCGCGTCGAGCTTCGTCGCCGTGACGCGCTCCGCCGATACGCGTCGTTTCGTCTCCTTCGACGACGAATGGCTGCGAGAGGCGCGCATCGGATTGCCGCTCGTCGGCAATGAAGGCGCGACGACGCCCCCGGCGCTGTCGCTGTCGACGCGCGGCTTCACCGAGCATATCACGCCCTTTCCCATGTGGGCGGAGGACGGCGCGTCGCAACCGCCGCAGGGCCGTATCATCGACGCGGTGGCCGCGGGGGAGATCGATGTCGCTTTCGTCTGGGGGCCTGTCGCAGGCTTCTTCGCGCGCAAGCACGGCGGCGCGCTGCGAATTGAGCCCATTACTCATGATCCGCGGCGGCCGGAGGTCGCCTTCGTCTTTCCCATGGCGGTCGGCGTGCGCAAGGCGGATGTCGCCTTGCGCGATCGGCTGCAGCGCGCACTCGACGCTCACACCGTTGAGATCGCCGCCATTCTGCGCGAATCGGGCGTGCCGCTGGTCGCCGCGGCGCCGGAGAAAGTGAAGCCTTGA
- a CDS encoding c-type cytochrome: MRIKFIVAVSAFAVAALAPVVASAGASEGRKAWMKLNCNGCHGDNGGGGMGPNVRHKEAGDVREAMYGDKKEGGMRSYKGLALVGPNDIADIAAYLATIGTSKEPKWVDWWRH; encoded by the coding sequence ATGCGCATCAAATTCATCGTGGCCGTGTCGGCCTTTGCCGTCGCAGCTCTGGCGCCGGTCGTGGCTTCGGCCGGCGCGTCGGAGGGACGCAAGGCGTGGATGAAGCTCAACTGCAACGGTTGCCATGGCGACAATGGCGGCGGCGGCATGGGGCCGAATGTGCGCCACAAGGAGGCCGGCGACGTTCGCGAGGCCATGTATGGCGACAAGAAGGAAGGCGGAATGCGTTCCTACAAGGGCCTCGCCCTCGTCGGACCGAACGACATCGCCGATATCGCCGCTTATCTCGCCACCATCGGCACGTCGAAAGAGCCCAAATGGGTAGATTGGTGGCGTCACTGA
- a CDS encoding cation-translocating P-type ATPase yields MSAQRRADLALARAQIIHAAVPGRVRIRHLGLSGRSALAETVTSRLLACPGVTRARASATTATVLAEFSAPASMAQIRLAVDDAVAEQDQAAVSRADMAQDAVQGVAKDDGAADPPWHAMTAAEAARRLRVGVEAGLDDEEAARRLATLGRNEIPHVKPRSTLAIFADQMVSLPVGLLIGSAALSVMTGGVIDAAVIAAVVLLNAGVATATERRAERTIRSLSDYAPRPTPVMRSGARALLDPAEIVRGDILLLERGMLIPADARLISCADFSVNEAALTGEAAPARKAAGRTLPAATVLPERCNMLYRGTAVTGGCAAALVTATGGATEIGRIQRLLGALRPPATPMQRQLYDVERELIVVSALVCGVVFGIGVYRGRGLILMLRNAISLVVAAIPEGLPAVATTTLALGVENMRRHDVLARKLDAVETLGAMEVIGLDKTGTLTENRMRMVAAHVDGALLALEGGRLVEGDAEARTMTKRLLEAAALCSDAVLEPAGAVAHIDGTPTESALIEAALAFGVDVAALRADAPLLADVPRSEHRMRMSTLHRRDDGGELLCVKGDPEEVLRRCAGRAAREGVAPLDEAARSSIREANAQMASRALRVLGVAVSEVGGDPYDERELVWLGLAGLVDPIRPGVPSALKLLHRAGVRSVMITGDQSATALAIARQLDLGDGGDVVVLEAGEIAALPPETLAARSARAQVFARVSPVDKLNIVKALQNGGRVVGMTGDGVNDGPALRAADISIAMGGDGADVAREVADMVLVSNDLHGVVEAVRLGRATHANIRKVLRYLIATSVSETFVMLGAALLDGGVAMSSTQLLWLNIAGEPLPALALGLEEPEDGLLEQPPRDARAPILAPADFRSLLLEGVVLGSCALAAYSLAGGARDAARSGTVTFHGLTLGQLLYSVSCRSERAGLAAKVMRAPNRKLVGAILLSTAVQAAAQVFPVTRRILGLAPIGGRDLFAIAGVAIGSAVANDAIRALSGAAPKK; encoded by the coding sequence ATGTCTGCGCAGAGGAGAGCCGATCTGGCGCTGGCGCGCGCGCAAATCATCCATGCGGCGGTTCCCGGCCGCGTGCGCATTCGTCATCTCGGCCTCTCGGGACGAAGCGCGCTCGCCGAGACGGTGACGAGCCGGCTGCTGGCCTGTCCCGGCGTCACACGCGCGCGCGCGAGCGCCACGACCGCGACCGTGCTGGCTGAATTTTCCGCACCGGCGTCCATGGCGCAGATCAGACTGGCGGTGGATGACGCCGTCGCCGAACAGGACCAGGCCGCGGTCTCGCGTGCGGACATGGCGCAGGACGCAGTGCAGGGTGTGGCGAAGGACGACGGCGCCGCCGATCCGCCATGGCATGCGATGACCGCCGCCGAGGCGGCGCGGCGGCTGCGCGTCGGCGTCGAGGCCGGTCTCGACGATGAGGAGGCGGCGCGCCGCCTCGCGACGCTCGGGCGCAATGAAATTCCGCATGTGAAGCCGCGCTCGACGCTGGCCATTTTCGCCGATCAGATGGTCAGCCTGCCGGTCGGTCTCCTCATCGGCTCGGCGGCGCTGTCGGTGATGACCGGCGGCGTGATCGACGCCGCCGTCATCGCCGCGGTCGTGCTGCTGAACGCCGGCGTCGCCACGGCGACGGAGCGTCGCGCCGAGCGAACCATCCGCAGCCTCTCGGATTATGCGCCGCGGCCGACGCCAGTGATGCGCAGCGGCGCGCGCGCTCTCCTCGATCCTGCGGAGATCGTGCGCGGCGACATTCTGCTGCTCGAGCGCGGCATGCTGATCCCCGCCGACGCTCGGCTGATCTCCTGCGCCGATTTCTCGGTCAATGAAGCGGCCTTGACCGGCGAGGCGGCTCCGGCGCGCAAGGCGGCGGGGCGGACGCTGCCTGCGGCGACGGTCCTGCCGGAGCGTTGCAACATGCTCTATCGCGGTACGGCGGTCACCGGCGGCTGCGCGGCCGCGCTCGTCACCGCGACGGGGGGAGCGACGGAAATCGGCCGCATTCAGCGGCTGCTCGGCGCGCTGCGCCCGCCGGCGACGCCGATGCAGCGCCAGCTCTACGACGTCGAGCGCGAGCTGATCGTCGTCAGCGCGCTCGTCTGCGGCGTCGTGTTCGGCATCGGCGTCTATCGCGGGCGAGGTCTGATCCTGATGCTCCGCAATGCGATCTCCCTCGTCGTCGCGGCGATCCCCGAGGGCTTGCCGGCCGTCGCCACCACCACTCTGGCGCTCGGCGTCGAGAACATGCGCCGCCATGATGTGCTGGCGCGCAAGCTCGACGCGGTGGAGACGCTCGGCGCCATGGAGGTGATCGGCCTCGACAAGACCGGCACGCTGACGGAAAACCGCATGCGCATGGTCGCCGCCCATGTCGACGGCGCGCTGCTGGCGCTCGAGGGCGGACGGCTCGTCGAGGGCGATGCGGAGGCGCGGACCATGACGAAGCGGCTGCTCGAGGCGGCTGCTCTGTGCAGCGACGCCGTTCTGGAGCCGGCGGGCGCGGTGGCGCATATCGATGGCACGCCCACCGAGAGCGCGCTCATCGAGGCGGCGCTCGCCTTCGGCGTGGATGTCGCGGCGCTGCGCGCCGATGCGCCGCTCCTCGCCGACGTTCCCCGCTCCGAACACCGCATGCGCATGAGCACGCTGCATCGGAGGGACGATGGCGGAGAATTGCTCTGCGTCAAAGGCGATCCCGAGGAGGTGTTGCGCCGCTGCGCCGGCCGGGCGGCGCGGGAGGGCGTCGCGCCGCTCGACGAGGCGGCGCGCTCGAGCATTCGCGAAGCCAATGCGCAAATGGCTTCGCGCGCGCTGCGCGTGCTCGGCGTCGCGGTCTCGGAGGTGGGCGGCGATCCCTATGACGAGCGCGAGCTCGTCTGGCTCGGCCTCGCCGGCCTCGTCGATCCCATCCGTCCGGGCGTTCCGTCGGCGCTGAAGCTGCTGCATCGCGCCGGCGTTCGCTCCGTCATGATCACGGGAGACCAGAGCGCGACCGCGCTCGCCATCGCGCGCCAGCTCGATCTGGGCGACGGCGGCGACGTCGTTGTGCTGGAGGCGGGCGAGATCGCCGCGCTTCCGCCGGAGACGCTGGCGGCGCGAAGCGCGCGGGCGCAAGTGTTCGCGCGCGTCAGCCCGGTCGACAAGCTCAACATTGTCAAGGCGTTGCAGAACGGCGGGCGCGTCGTCGGCATGACCGGCGACGGCGTCAACGACGGCCCGGCGCTGCGCGCCGCCGACATCAGCATCGCCATGGGCGGAGACGGAGCCGACGTCGCCCGCGAGGTCGCCGATATGGTGCTGGTCTCCAATGATCTTCACGGCGTCGTCGAGGCGGTGCGGCTCGGCCGCGCCACTCATGCGAATATCCGCAAGGTGCTGCGCTATCTCATCGCGACGAGCGTGTCCGAGACTTTCGTCATGCTGGGGGCCGCGCTGCTCGACGGCGGCGTCGCCATGAGCTCGACGCAGCTGCTTTGGCTCAACATCGCCGGAGAGCCGCTGCCGGCGCTGGCGCTCGGCCTCGAGGAGCCGGAAGACGGTCTCCTCGAGCAGCCGCCGCGCGATGCGCGCGCGCCGATCCTGGCGCCGGCCGATTTTCGCTCGCTTCTCCTCGAAGGCGTCGTGCTGGGATCTTGCGCGCTCGCCGCCTATTCGCTCGCCGGCGGCGCGCGCGACGCCGCGCGCTCGGGGACGGTCACATTTCATGGGCTGACCCTCGGCCAGCTCCTCTATTCGGTGAGCTGCCGATCGGAGCGCGCCGGTCTCGCCGCCAAGGTGATGCGCGCGCCCAATCGCAAGCTCGTCGGAGCGATCCTTCTCTCGACGGCCGTGCAGGCGGCGGCGCAGGTCTTTCCCGTGACGCGCCGCATCCTCGGGCTCGCGCCGATCGGCGGCCGCGACCTCTTCGCCATAGCGGGCGTCGCGATCGGCTCCGCGGTCGCCAATGACGCGATCCGCGCGCTTTCGGGCGCAGCGCCGAAAAAGTGA
- a CDS encoding YjbE family putative metal transport protein (Members of this highly hydrophobic protein family,regularly are found preceded by the yybP-ykoY manganese riboswitch (see RF00080). A metal cation transport function is proposed.): MQPFVWRLSEPSFFGLALQVAGVNFLLSGDNVVAITLAARELPLRRRRWGMALGVGVAVLLTAFFIAIVSFLMRIPFLRLLAGAALLQIAFHLGLPNRDGDQRAISGDGVIRAARAIAVATLVMSLDNVIAIAAVARDDLAAIVFGLLLSIPLVVVGAEALAVLFDRFPALALPGAGLLGWIAGETIATDPAVTQVVEATLGSAAAPGVGFTGAMAGAGAVLFARSPSILKAR; the protein is encoded by the coding sequence ATGCAGCCCTTCGTCTGGCGATTGTCGGAGCCGTCGTTCTTCGGGCTCGCGCTGCAGGTCGCGGGCGTCAATTTCCTGCTTTCCGGCGACAATGTCGTCGCGATCACACTCGCCGCGCGCGAGCTCCCTTTGCGTCGGCGACGCTGGGGCATGGCGCTGGGCGTCGGCGTCGCCGTCCTCTTGACGGCTTTTTTTATCGCCATCGTGTCGTTTCTGATGCGCATTCCCTTCTTGCGGCTCCTGGCCGGCGCCGCGCTCCTGCAAATCGCCTTTCATCTAGGGCTGCCGAATCGAGACGGCGACCAACGCGCCATCTCCGGCGACGGCGTGATCCGAGCGGCCCGCGCGATCGCCGTCGCCACTCTGGTGATGAGCCTCGACAATGTGATCGCGATCGCGGCCGTCGCGCGCGACGATCTCGCGGCGATAGTCTTCGGGCTCCTCCTCAGCATTCCCCTGGTGGTTGTCGGCGCCGAAGCGCTCGCCGTCCTGTTCGATCGATTTCCCGCGCTCGCTCTGCCGGGCGCTGGGCTGCTCGGATGGATCGCCGGCGAGACAATCGCCACGGATCCGGCCGTCACCCAAGTCGTCGAGGCGACGCTCGGATCCGCGGCTGCGCCCGGGGTCGGCTTCACAGGCGCCATGGCCGGCGCCGGCGCCGTTTTATTCGCGCGATCGCCGTCGATCCTCAAAGCGCGCTGA
- a CDS encoding ABC transporter substrate-binding protein → MFRNILTASLLAALCAPAQAADRIRLALQKTGTGAWEIAVVRALGLDKEADLELEVAELASTDAAKIAIQNGAADIVVSDWLWVARQRGDGARLTLSPHSSAIGAVMAKNAAIHSVADLSGKTLGVAGGPLDKAWLLLRAYALRQGVDLTKSATIVYGAPPLIAEKAAQGELDAALVFWNFAVDLEARGLSRVLDMRDVETALGATAAPIVTGYVFDERFAAANGPALARFLAVAAKTKRLIVSSGAAWNIAAAQIRTSDAATLALYRKHYAEGIPSRSLEEERRDAAALYATLAQIGGTALVGRATTLPAGTFYEAASPGVR, encoded by the coding sequence ATGTTCCGAAATATCCTGACGGCTTCCCTCCTCGCCGCGCTCTGCGCGCCGGCGCAGGCGGCCGACCGCATCCGCCTCGCTCTGCAGAAGACCGGCACGGGCGCCTGGGAGATCGCGGTGGTGCGCGCGCTCGGGCTCGATAAGGAGGCGGATCTCGAGCTCGAGGTCGCCGAGCTCGCCAGCACCGACGCCGCCAAGATCGCGATCCAGAACGGCGCCGCCGACATTGTCGTCTCCGATTGGCTGTGGGTGGCGCGCCAGCGCGGCGACGGGGCGCGGCTCACCCTTTCTCCCCATTCCAGCGCCATCGGCGCCGTGATGGCGAAGAACGCCGCCATCCACAGCGTCGCCGATCTTTCGGGCAAGACGCTCGGCGTCGCCGGCGGGCCGCTCGACAAGGCCTGGCTGCTGCTGCGCGCCTATGCGCTGCGGCAGGGCGTCGATCTCACGAAATCCGCGACCATCGTCTATGGCGCGCCGCCGCTCATCGCGGAGAAGGCGGCGCAGGGCGAGCTCGACGCCGCGCTGGTCTTCTGGAATTTCGCCGTCGATCTCGAGGCGCGCGGCCTCTCTCGCGTCCTCGACATGCGGGACGTCGAGACAGCGCTCGGCGCGACGGCGGCGCCGATCGTCACCGGCTATGTGTTCGACGAGCGCTTCGCCGCTGCGAACGGGCCGGCGCTGGCCCGCTTCCTCGCTGTGGCGGCGAAGACCAAGCGCTTGATCGTGAGCTCGGGCGCCGCCTGGAACATCGCCGCGGCGCAAATCCGGACGAGCGATGCGGCGACCCTCGCCCTCTATCGTAAGCACTATGCGGAAGGGATTCCGAGCCGCAGCCTCGAGGAGGAGCGCCGCGACGCCGCCGCGCTCTATGCGACCCTCGCGCAGATCGGCGGGACGGCGCTGGTCGGCAGAGCGACGACATTGCCGGCGGGCACGTTCTACGAGGCGGCTTCGCCGGGCGTGAGATGA